gctccctcagtaccggccctccgacagtgcggcgttccctcagtaccgcccctccgacagtgcggcgctccctcagtactgtccctccgacagtgcggcactccctcagtaccggccctccgacagtgcggtgttccctcagtactgtccctccgacagtgcagcgctccctcagtaccggccctccgacagtgcggcgttccctcagtaccggccctccgacagtgcggtgttccctcagtactgtccctccgacagtgcggcactccctcagtactgcccctccgacagtgcggcactccctcagtactgcccctccgacagtgcggcgctccctcagtactgcccctccgacagtgcggcgctccctcagtactgcccctccgacagtgcggcgctccctcagtaccgcccctccgacagtgcggcgctccctcagtactgcccctccgacagtgcggcactccctcagtactgcccctccgacagtacggcactccctcagtaccgcccctccgacagtgtggcactccctcagtactgcccctccgacagtgcggcactccctcattactgcccctccgacagtgcggcgctccctcagtactgcccctccgacagtgcggcactccctcagtaccgcccctccgacagtgcggcgctccctcagtactgcccctccgacagtgcggcactccctcagtactgcccctccgacagtacggcactccctcagtaccgcccctccgacagtgtggcactccctcagtactgcccctccgacagtgcagcgctccctcagtaccgcccctccgacagtgcggcactccctcagtactgcccctccgacagtgcggcactccctcagtaccgccctggcactgggagtgtcaggttGAATTATGGGGGCTAAGTTTCTGATCTCACCAGGGTTGTCCTTTATCTGGAAACATACCCCAATGAGCGTATTCCTTGAAGAGTGGCAGTGTTTTTGTTTAAAAGCGACACGAGCACTAATTGACTATCTGTTTTATTTCTCAGACAATGACAGCAGAGTAACCCCTCCCTGTGGCTGAAAGATGACCATTGGCGCACTGGCAGGATGGGCAGCTCAGCTCAATGGTCACGGAGCCTCCTTTGAAAATGGCCGGCCTGGGCCTCCCTGGGACAGGAACCTATCGGCCCCCCCACTGGGCCTGAACCTTTCCGTCGGCGATTCTGGCTCCGACCCGCTGGGGAATCACACGGTGTGGGAGGTGGTGCTGATCACGCTGGTGACCGGCAGCCTGTCCCTGGTGACAGTGGTGGGAAACGTGTTGGTGGTGCTGTCCTTCAAGGTCAATAAGCAGCTGAGGACGGTGAACAATTACTTCCTGCTCAGCCTGGCCTTTGCCGACCTGATCATCGGCACGGTGACCATGAACCTCTACACCAGCTACATCGTCATGGGCCGCTGGGCATTGGGCAACATGGCCTGCGACCTGTGGTTGGCCTTGGATTACGTCGCCAGCAATGCGTCGGTCATGAACCTGCTGCTGATCAGCTTCGATCGCTACTTCTCTGTGACCCGCCCGCTGACCTACATGGCCAAGCGGACGCCCAGGAGGGCGGCCATCATGATCGGGCTGGCCTGGACTGTCTCCTTTGTGCTCTGGGCGCCCGCCATCCTGCTGTGGCAGTACATTGTGGGCCAGCGAACAGTGCAGCCGGGGAGCTGCTCCATACAGTTCCTCTCGGAGCCCATCATCACCTTCGGCACTGCCATTGCCGCCTTCTACCTGCCCATCACCATCATGACCATCCTGTACTGGTGCATCTACACAGAGACCAAACGGCACACCCGAGAGCTGGCGGCACTCCAGGGCACAGGCAACACGTCCGCCAAGTGGCTGGCTGGCGGCAACGGTCACCCCCAGCCACTCCGGGGGCCCCGGCCGCTGTCCGAGCGGCTCTGGGGGCTCCTGCCCTTCAACGGCAGTCGGGTGGGCCAGCTGAGGGCGGGCATTCAGCACGACAGCAGCAGCTGCGAGAGCTCGGCCCACGGCGGTTCCGCCGACTCGCTGAACACCGCCACCCCACCCGAGCGGGGCGGGCGAGCGGGGCTCTGCCGCGGGGGGGCCAAACGTGGCAGGCAGGGAAGCCCAGCGGCATCGGCCAAGGGAGCTGTGGTCTTCTCGGCGAGGAAGGGGCCGGGGGGCAAGCCGGAGAGCGTGCAACTGCAGGAAACCAGCCTCGCTAAACCCGCGCCCTCAACCACACCGGGCCCGGACCCGTCCGCGGAACACGGGCGCTTGCTGCACAGGACGTCCTCTTCCATTTCGCGCTCGCTGAAGGATGAAGCTTTGGCGGACTACTCCACACCCAGGGCCAAAAGGCAGACGGTCCAAAGGAAGAGGAGGTCCATCATCAAGGAGAAGAAGGCTGCGAAGACGCTGTGTGCCATCCTGCTGGCTTTCATAATCACCTGGACGCCGTACAACATCATGGTGCTGGTGTCCGCCTTCTGCAACGGCTGTGTGCCCGCGCTGCTCTGGCAGCTGGGCTACTGGCTGTGTTACGTGAACAGCACCGTCAACCCCATGTGCTACGCCTTGTGCAACAGGGAGTTCCGCGTCACCTTCAAAATGCTGCTGCTGTGCTGGTGGGACAAGAGGAAGTGGCCAAAGAAAGCCCCTCCAGCGAGGCAAGCCACGCCCTCCTAGGAGCAATGGGGGGAGTGCCCACACCAATGGGACCTCGCGTGGCCCTCCCTTGGCTTACCAGCTAATAAAGCCACAGGGGGACAGGGAGCAGCTCTGAAGGGGCTGACTTGAGGCCCATTCTAAGGACCCCCATCCGAGATGGTTTCTTGACGACGAGACTcccaattccaccccccccccaagcccccccCCCCGCTACCTCAAACAAACCTGCACTTCGCACAGTAAAGCATCTGACCATCAGCCACAATGGAACTGAACAGCGTCGACAGGctcgagtggcctcctcctgttcccacatCCCGTGGGTCTGCACAAACCACCCTTTTGTGAAGCGCCGTCACTTAAGCAGGCAGAGGCGCAGCCAGAGACGCACACAGCGAGATCCCGGGACACAAGCGAGCTGCCAACGTTTCTTGGTCACATTTTAAAAGTCGCGGCGTGTGCCCGTCTGTTCTCCAGAAATTTTTATCCAAGGTCCTGGAATAAGACTTTTCCGAAACCTCTCGAATGCATCGACAGCCATCAGTGTTAAGAAAGGACTCATCGTTCTACAGggcctttcatcacctcaggacttcccaaagctctttacagccaatgaaggaagtattttgttttttttgaagtgtagtcactgttgtaatgtgggaaacgcggcagccagtttgtgcacagcaagctcccacagacagcgacgtgataatgaccggatcaccggttttggtgatgttggttgaaggataaatattggccccaggacaccggggagaactcccgctgctcttcttccaagtagtgccatgggatctcttacgtccacctgaggtgcctcggtttaacgtctcatccgaaagtcagcaaACCAAGGCAGGACCGAGAGACTCACACTGACGTGCGATGGGGATTCCAATCACTCCATTTGTCGCCTTTAAACCGGGAGCTTTTAAACATTTATTCTCTGTTAAATCGTGAAGGTTATTCAGTTACACTACAATGTCATGAGGAAAGCACAGTGCCATCAAGGATGGCAGTCTGTTTCACCAATAAAATGTTCTCACTCATTGTCTGCAGAATTAACTCCGTTGTAACACCTCCAGGACTACCAGCTCCACTTGAGCCCATTCTCACTTCCTCATGGCCCTGACCCCAAGATCTGGGAGTCAGGATCAGTTTGCAGTTAAGGGGCCCTATATTTTAGTCTCAATGTTCCATGTACCTCAGTTACGAACATTTCAATCAGGAAAACCTTTCATTTTTTTACCTGCACAGGTTCAATGATCCCGTTCTTCTGCTGAACGTGTTGATCCATTCATGGGTGCTGGTTCTTCCCATCACCCACGGGTGCTGGTCCCTCCTGCCACCCACAGGTGCTGGTTCTTCTTGTCACTCACGGGTGCTGGGTCCCATGGGTCTTCCTGTCACCCATGGGTGCTGGTCCCTCCCGTCACCCACGGGTGCTCCGTCCCATGGGTGCTGGTTCCTCCTGTCACCCATGGGTGCTGTTCCCTTCTCACCTACGGGTGCTGTTCCCTCTCGTCACCCACGGGTGCTGGTCCCTCTCGTCACCCACGGGTGCTGGTCCCTCTGGTCTCTGTTCCATGGCCGATGGCACCCCCCTGGTGCCTTGCAGTCAGAGCCCGTGGACGCTGGTGGAGCTCGCAGGCAGGCACAGGAGCACGGCCGCTGATGGTAAAGGCTGGGACCCGCGGTGTCTGTGCGGCCCAgggactcagagggttgtaaatctgtggaattctctgccccggagagctgtggaggctgggtcactgaatatatttaaggcggagatacagatttttgagcgataagggagtgaagggttatgggaaacgggcggggaagtggagctgagtccatgatcggatcagccatgatggtattaaatggcggagcaggctcgaggggccgaatggccgactcctgctcctgtttcttgtgttcttgtggaaCACAATCTGGGGGCCGAGACAGCAGGCAAGTCAAGAGGCCTTTTTGTTTTGTGGTAAACTTTTATTAACATTGAAAAGGAACAAATTTCAGTACCTTTCAGAAACcagccccgccccccaccctcccccaccccagtaaAAGAAAGAAAACAGAAATAGTATCAAAAATCTACACTGGAAAAAGACTAAATGGCCCGACCAGTACAACATTGGAAAAATACTCGTCACACTAAATGTGAGGGAAAAAAATAACCTTTGAAATATACCgtacaatttatttttaaaattagtAAGGTTCTTCAGAAGGATTCATGAGTTCCTGGTTCGCACTACATTATGTAACTAAAGTGTGTATATATCTCTATATATAAAAAATAAGACGGCCACTCCCAGAGGACAGGACTGGCTCTATTCTCGGGGGAAGCTCGCTTTTAAATTCACTAAAACCTCTTGTGCAAATAGTTTGCGCGCTCGTTGAAACCATTCCGGTCTCTGCTCTCTGCGGAAGCAGAGATTCCCGTCCGCTCCCAAACGCCCCCCATCCCAATCCCCGGCCTCTCCCAcacgtggcggggggggggggggggggggggggagctcttAATGTTGGGACACCTTCCTGGGGTGAAAGAGGAGCAAgggaaagtggaggagagatgcaggggggagggggggcaccaaATGAAATCGAGGCACTTGCCTAGAGGAAGcttacagagatcgacagattcgaATCCAGCCCCGTgtctggtgagtgagtgagtgagtgagtgagtgagtgtgtgtgtgtgagagtgagtgcacAATCGCAGCCCAGACAGACTCCCGTGGGCCTTAGGTTAGTGGGTCCCAGAACAAAAGCCGGCCCTGGTTCAGGTCTCTCAGTGGGTAGATCTCGCAGCGGGTGGGTTATCAGTCGAGGCACATTGGTGGCAGAGGAGAGGGAACTCGAGCCAGGCGACagctaccccggggggggggggggggggggcgggagggaaggcgGGTTGTCCACAACCATCCCGCTCCCCGATCGGCGCAAAGACTCACAACGCAGGCACACAGAAAACTTTCAAAAACGCACCGCCATCAGTCAGAGCCAACAGCTGCATAGAGGAGTGGCTaacagtggggagggaggggaggggaagggaggggaggggaggggaggggaggggaggggaggggagaaagggagccaCTCAATGCTGGGGTGGGGAGGGCCATTCTGTCCATTTGCATGTTGCTTTGCCCTTTAAGCCGGCAACGGAAGAGTTGCTTTTATTTGAAGCTAGTTAGGTGGCCGtgctcctctgggaccgggtgccgCGATGAATCAAGTGTCGGTGCATCAGCCGGCGCGCTGCCGACTGCCGATTGCCGGTATACGCGAACACCTGGACACTGCGCAGAGCGCCTCACGCCCAACGGGCCACCGCGGAGAGCCCTGACCGTCTCCGAGTGGCGTCAGCAGGAGTCGCTGGACACCCGCCGTGGGTCTTTGGGTTGTGGTACCGAGGCTGGGCCCAGGCTCCGAGCGGGGAACGACCGGCCCCACTCCGtgaccctgcccctcccccgcgtTTCATCCTCACCTTATCCAGAATTAAGCCCACCgataaccccccaccccaccccgccccacactcggagGCGCTCGCAAGGCCTAGCATCAGGTTGCGACGGGCAGTGGACAACAAGCAgagagctgcagagagaggggtgtgggaaatAGAGGAAGGGCGGGGGCGGGAGTGGGAGATCGGACGTGAGGGAGTGGCGACTGATGGTGCACGGTCAGGGACGGAGCTCCCTCCTCACGGTTAGCTCCAGCAGCAACCGCTGGACCCTTCCCCGTGTTAAGACACATCCCCGGAACCCCCTCTGCAAGCGACAGCCCAGGTCTGGCCCACCAGTGGGTGGCTGGGGTGGGAGCGGTCCTTGGCTACGCTCACAATCGTTAAAACCCCCCCCACCGCACAGCTCTCTGGGCCCACCGCAGAGCACCGGCGCCCTTCCACCAGCTCCCAGAACAACGCATTTCTCTTTTGAAAGGCGGACTGTTTCTACAACAAGTAAATGGCACTGCATCTCCCGTTCTTTCGCTCACGAGTAACTCTACAACACATTCCCCACACAGCTTCCCGGGGAGCCGCGACCATCAACATTTATCACATCGGGAGGGCCTTGGACTTTtaaatctccgcccccccccccccacccccaacacggaGGCTGTGCACCCCTCACTCCGCGGACCCTCACTCCGCGGACCCCGGTTCCTTGTCCAAACCACCATCGGCACAAGTGGAAAAAGACCCACCTCTTGACAAAACTTCACAAACATTTGGAATCATCGACCTGGTAAGGCAGTGGTTTcgaaggcaatgggggggggggggggggggaaccgaatgggacaagctggggtggggggcgggcaggggggggggggtggggtgttgtgAGCTGGAGGTTGAGCAGGATGAGCGCGACAAGCCTTTCACCAGCAAGGGGAAATGAGGAGAGTCTGGCCGTCTGAGGTGCAACCACTATCGGGCTGCCccttgacccctgacccctgaccctgccctTGGACAGGAGAGGCCGAGAGCTGGGGACAGGCATTGGCTGGCCGCACGTCCACAATTTGCAGGCCTCCctatttggggggggtggggaaacggGACAGACAAACCTACATCTGattcccctcctgtgacagagtgAAACTGCCAATAGTGCAGGCTCTACCCGGGAACAACCAGCAGTGATTTGTGAGGGTCACACCATCAGTCCGGGGGCAAAGTGGGAAATTGACCCGATCCGCAGCCGCCGATACTCCGGCCCGGATTTTACAAACTTTCCCCGGTGTTTAACCAGGTGATgtcgcttcttcacacaaagggcagagagaatctggaactctctcccccagaaaAGCTGCTGAGGCCGGGGTGGCggagggggtcaattgaaattttcaaagctGAGATAGTTAGATTTTGGTTGGGTAAGGGTTTTCAGGATTACAGACCCAAGGCGGGAAAATAGAGTTAGATacagatctgattgaatggcagagcaggctcgaggggctgaatggcctcctcctgttcctgtgtaacaggctccaggggctgaatggcctcctcctgttcctgtgtaacaggctcgaggggctgaatggcctcctcctgttcctaatgtaacaggctccagggactgaatggcctcctgttcctgtgtaacaggctccagggactgaatggcctcctgttcctgtgtaacaggctccagggactgaatggcctcctgttcctgtgtaacaggctccagggactgaatggcctcctgttcctgtgtaacaggctccagggactgaatggcctcctgttcctgtgtaacaggctccagggactgaatggcctcctgttcctgcatgCTGATGATGCCAAATGGCTGGACCTACAGAGAGGGGGGTGTGTTGTCAACATCGCTCAATCGCAGATGCAGCTCGGTTTGGTCCACTCTCGGGGGCGGGGTTAGTGAAGTGATACTTGGCCCCTTTAAATcagagactccccccccccccccccaacccctgccccaaAAACTGGCAGCGCCTCTCATCCTCAGATAAAGAATATTAAAAGCGTCCCACGGGTTCAAGGAGCACCCTGGGACCCTCGAGCTTTTCGCTCTGGGGAAAACCCCCCACTATAATGGGGGGGAGAAGCTGTGATAACCGACAGGGTGGACCTGGGGGGCTGCATTAATCGGCAGGTTGAAGAGGGGAGCGGAGTGATGGTAAGCCGAGAGATCAAGTGTTGGGCAAACTCTGCAGTCGCACTGCTGGTGGGGGCGAGGATGGGGAGAAAGCGGACTGCACCTCACCCCCAGCCCCTACCCCTCCCGAGccgggcggggggagagatcgctccccccgccccccatcgcAAGGGTCCACGAATTCCGTGGTGGATGAGCAGAGCACAGATACGCTCCCCTGGCGTCTCCTCCCCCCACTTCAGAAATACCAGCTCAAACCAACCTCTGGCTGGCAAAAAGCTCGCCCATCACCTTATAGGGGAGGTGGGGGCACAGAGTAAGAGAGTCTCAAGGGCCGGGCCCCTCCCTCCCCAAACATTCACTGGCAGTCAAAGCTAATGCGGCACTCGCCAGGGGCAGGGGCAGCGTCTGCCGCGGACACCACGTGCACCAATCTCAGGCTGTGCCCGCTTCATGACCAGCCCTCACCCAACCGGAACATGGAACTCAAGCCCACCGCCCCTCAGGCTGCCCGTTTACATTGTAGTGTTCGCACAGGGTGCAAATAAGTTATATGGTGTATGCAACacagcacctctctctctctcacactcaaacacacaacgctctctctcccacactgccccgctctctctctctctcacacacactgccctgctctctctctcccacactcaccctctctcacactcaaacacacaacgctctctctcacacacactgccctgctctctcacactgccctgctctctctcacactgccctgctctctcacacactgccctgctctctcacacactgccccgctctctctctcacacactgccctgctctctcacactgccctgctctctctcactgtcctgctctctctcactgtcctgctctctctcactgtcctgctctctctcactgtcctgctctctctcactctcactctctctcacacactgccccgctctctctctcacacactgccctgctctctcacactgtcctgctctctctcactctcactctctctcacacactgccccgctctctctcacacactgccccgctctctctctcacacactgccctgctctctctcactgtcctgctctctctcactctcactctctctcacacactgccccgctctctctcacacactgccctgctctctctctcacatactctctcacactgccccgctctctctctcactcactctcacacacactgccctgctctctctcacacactgccctgctctctctctcacatactctctcacactgccccgctctctctctcactcactctcacacacactgccctgctctctctcacactgccccgct
This genomic stretch from Pristiophorus japonicus isolate sPriJap1 chromosome 27, sPriJap1.hap1, whole genome shotgun sequence harbors:
- the LOC139239397 gene encoding muscarinic acetylcholine receptor M1-like; its protein translation is MTIGALAGWAAQLNGHGASFENGRPGPPWDRNLSAPPLGLNLSVGDSGSDPLGNHTVWEVVLITLVTGSLSLVTVVGNVLVVLSFKVNKQLRTVNNYFLLSLAFADLIIGTVTMNLYTSYIVMGRWALGNMACDLWLALDYVASNASVMNLLLISFDRYFSVTRPLTYMAKRTPRRAAIMIGLAWTVSFVLWAPAILLWQYIVGQRTVQPGSCSIQFLSEPIITFGTAIAAFYLPITIMTILYWCIYTETKRHTRELAALQGTGNTSAKWLAGGNGHPQPLRGPRPLSERLWGLLPFNGSRVGQLRAGIQHDSSSCESSAHGGSADSLNTATPPERGGRAGLCRGGAKRGRQGSPAASAKGAVVFSARKGPGGKPESVQLQETSLAKPAPSTTPGPDPSAEHGRLLHRTSSSISRSLKDEALADYSTPRAKRQTVQRKRRSIIKEKKAAKTLCAILLAFIITWTPYNIMVLVSAFCNGCVPALLWQLGYWLCYVNSTVNPMCYALCNREFRVTFKMLLLCWWDKRKWPKKAPPARQATPS